The sequence below is a genomic window from Cygnus atratus isolate AKBS03 ecotype Queensland, Australia chromosome 4, CAtr_DNAZoo_HiC_assembly, whole genome shotgun sequence.
TCACTGCAGCTCCACTGCTTTCAGCTAGAGCATCCCACTCAGGACAGGGGCCTCTTGCTCTCGGTGGGACATGCCTTCCCAGGAAAATGCCCAGGCAGCAGACCTTGCACCAAGGTGTACCTATAGGTCAAGGCAGTCTCTTCTGATGTAAATTAAGTTTCATGTGGGCTGCAATTTAGTCATAAACTTGTACAGCTGGGAGTGAGGCAGTCAACATGTTAGCAGGCTGATTCATTAGGGGAGcgaaataaaatacaacttctATGCTGGGAAGTCAGGCTGGTGGAATATGAGtacatcagggaaaaaaaaaaaaaggataaaacatATACAGAGGAGAGTATGGAAATACTTCATGTCACAGTGCTAACTCTTCCAGTTTGCTGTCTTCCAAGGTTAGGTTGTTTTGCTAATCCTTCCATGCCAAATCACTTCTCATCTTTAATATACATCATCAGTGACACTGCTGAATAACTGAGCCCTCAAATCCCCTGTCAGTTGTACCTTATATTATGGTGACATTTTGCTCTAAAGGACTAAGTTTCCTGGATTAATACTCACataatttgaaacaaattttggtttaatacaaatgaaaagcaaatccGAGTGGTGAGATAGTTATTTCACTATATTTgtacaaaaaaacccacaacaaacaaaaaccaaccaaacaaaaaaacaaagacaccCCAACAACCCAACCAAACAAATAGAATATGAGTTcattcacaaaatgaaaagtgaatatattcagaaaaatgaaaaataaatatcctaaATTTTACTTCCAACACCCTCAAACCCTTCCAAACCCAAATAGCTGTAAGCAGGTGAGCATGAAACATGCACAAGACAGATTTTAGCCAGAGACTTATTTTTGTAAGGGTGAAATTTTAACAATGCATCTTAGAGCTCATCTTGCACACAGAACCTGGGAATCACATGGTTAAGTATGCTCAGTCAGGTGTCACTGAGAAATATATGGAACAAGATCGGGCGGGCCAAATTTGcagtttgtggttttgttgggATAAGAGATGATTTGTGTTGCGATAAATCAGTCTTGAGGCTTAGATATCTACCTACCTCATCTGCAAGTCCTAATGACCTTGCACACAAAAATCACAGGAATAGCTGTGAGGTACCGGCTCGTCAAATCGCTTGTGCATAAATGTTTGTACATTTAGAGGTATCTGCTTCCAGTTCAGCTGGCTATGGATGCCTAACCTGTCCCTTTTTAGGAAGGGATAGCTCATGactctgcatttttcctctttctcacaCAGACAGATGTTCCTCGAATTCCAAAAGAAATGAATCAGAATGGACTTTTTCCATACCACATCACTGAAAGCAGTCTCAAGTGAGAACTGGAACCACTTGACGGAGAATTGGAAAGGATTCACTGGGGAGCACTCAGCCATTCTTTAGGTACACATTAAacataatctgatttttttttccttctaatgaGGAGCCTATTTTGCATGCAGAAAGGCAGAGCAACAAATGATCCCAATCCTGCGTGCCTCTTGCGTCTGTTTACAGTCTGACAGACTCAGAATTTTCTCATGTATACTCAGGATCCAAGCCCATTTTAAACGCAAAGGTTGTATAAACCCtgatcttttttccctttgctgtttCAGTCAAAGTTTATCAGAAGTGAGATGGAGACATGCAGTGATGCTctgcttaaaatacaaaagcaaaacttcttGAAGTGTCCTCTTAATAGCTATAGATCTCCCAGCATTGTTACAAACCCATTACTCTCAATCTAGCTGGCAGATCttaagaaagacatttttggtcatttgtttgcttttaattcaaGGGTACCTATGTTCTTCAGCAGTAGCTTATAAGGATTTTTAAAGAGTCTTAGATCAGTAcacaattcacatttttctataATTTCTCTCTGCAAAAGTATGTGAAAGCTCCAGAAGCATCCAGGCCTGTTCCTTTACTCAGCTCCAGGGCAGCATTCTCTACAAATGTCACTGGGAGCCCAACACATTGCTTAGGCCTGCTGATCAGATGCAAAGAGgtaaaatatctaaatattttagtgagtgcttttcagaaaactgaaaccCCCCTCTGGGTACTAAATGGGCATTATGCCCTGCACAAGAACGGGTATTTAGGCCACTGCGTCTGGGCCGCTGATGCTCTGTCCAGCGCATGCTAATGAAAAGCAggcaaagattttcttttaggaGGTGAGGCCATAAGGAGCAGTGGGAGGGAAAAATGCTGAGCCAACTCCTAACTGCCAAATCTGTGAATAAGTACAGCTATGGCTAAGGCTGCACCTGCTAAGCTGCATGCATCCTTGGGAGACTTGGTGCCCTGTTGAACTTCATTAGAGATGTATTAGGAGCAGGGCACATGATGTCAATTACGAGCTTTCATTCCTGACCTGGGAGAGGGTCTGCCTGGCCTGCACACTCCGTGGTGTTCTGCAAGCCCAACACACGTGGGTTTGAGAGCAGTCAAGCCAGCTAATTGAAatcagggaaagggaagggccGGAAAGTTTGGAGGtggagaaggagggggaagaagcaCATCTGTTCTTAATTACCAAACAGGTTGTCAACTTTAGGAGTTCACCCTCCGCAAGGGAACATTATATACCCATAGGCACAGATTAGTTTGTTATTGCCTGATGGTTACAGTATCACTTTGCAAACACAGTCTTATTAGCAACACCAGATATTAGGTATGCCCAAGAATAACACATGAAGATGATCTAGAAGATGCTTGCTTCACCTTTATATTAATtcaacttttcattttccttggaaaacaAGGTCATTTAAAAGATGCACAAAAGGAACAATTTGAAATCTAATACGGACAGATATCTGCCAGTTGCTCCCAGGGAATCAGACTTACCATGAGGTTTCAGTTACCTGCTCTCTCAACAAACTATCTCTTTGGAGTACATGGCAGCAAGCACTCATTGTCACGGTGTCCATGTACCTATAATGCTCTGATTCTATATTCCTCACCCAACTGAGTCTAGGGAGTTTTGCACAGATAGGCCAGATCAGACCTTTTTGTTAGGatttgaggaagaaaactgaTGTCCTGATTACAGTGGTGTAGGCCTGAACTACATGGCTAGCTCATGGCAATCAGACCCGCTTCATATCAGAGAAGTCATTCAAACGCCGCTTTACTTGCCCACTCATCTCTCCTGTTTATTTCTCACCTTTCTTCTACTGTAAGATTTTTTAGGACAGGGACCACTTCTGATTGTGGGTACATGCCTGTCCCAGGCAGACCGAAGGGgtgaagaggaggggaaagaatATGCCCTTGAGACTGCTGGACTTAGCTACAGTGACAGTAGTAGCTGCAAGTCTACTTATTTGGGTGGATGGGGTTAAAACACAACATATCAGAGGCCAATGTTATTATTTGCTGGAAAGTAGATCCTGATTTTGGCTAAAATACATTTGGCTCTGTAtgacagaaaatctttttatacGAAGTGTAATATGTCAGGGGAATTAGCTGAAGACAGACGACTCATAGATAAAGATGGAACTCATCTTTCACCCAGGCAATATCTGTTAACTACCCTTCAGCTGTGCACGCTGTAAATACCTCCCTGTCATGCCTCAGAGTGCCAAACAGAAGTTCAAACAACAATTAAACTTCACTTTGTCTCTTCAGAACCATTGGTTACTAAACTCATCTCAGGGCATTTTACTTGCCAGGAgcatttttatagctttttttttttattattatttttcttcttctccccagaGGTTTGAAGTTACTCTGGGTATTAAGCCCTGAGTTTGCGAAGCATGTCAGGGATTTTCTGGTTGTGGGTACTAAAAGAGGCTCTGCATACAGAAAATGAACCTTTTTATTATGTTGCTTCTTTATTAttactctgctttttgtttcttgtgatTTATGTATCTCTCTGAAGATAGTTGGTGCTCTTTTGCTACTGGAGTATCCATGCTCTCCAAGTCTAATCTTGACTCTTTCTTGTATTCTTGTCTTTAAATTAGTATTTAGTATAAAATTAGTATTTAGTCTTGTATTCTGTCTTAAATTAGGTATTTCCCATCAACTGAGGTAGGATTAGATTTCAGTAGGAGCAGGGAGAGACCAGTAACAAATGCTTCTAAAACCACTACCTTCAAAACTATTTCGGTGAAagccttgtttgtttttgaacatGCACTTTATCGAGCAATCTTAGTTTTGACTTATACCTCATAGAGACAGAAGAGGCACTAACCCTGAAATATATGGTATGTATTGACTATTGAAAGAGAGCTTTTCTTAAAGCCATTGCTGCCTCAGAAGGTAGAAGCCTATTTTATGTCtgccaaatgaaaaacaaacaaacaaaaaaaaaaaaaaacaaaaccaaaacgaagcaaaacaaaaacaaaaaaaaacacacacaaaaaacccacacaacaATCTAATGAGTGGGCTGTAATGGTTATTCTCTAACAAATGCTAGATCATGGGTGTTCGTAAGCACCTCAACTATGATTTACTCCcctgaaaatggaaagagcCAGAGCTGATAACTTTATGGAACAGGAACCTAAATACTTTTGAGCTTAACATGAGACAACTTCAGGCCTTTCTAAGAGGCTACTAAACATTCTTGTCCTAAATTATCATCAGAAATAGAAGAACTTGACTGAAATTGACCTCCAGTAGAATCACTAACTGTCTGAACCGTACTTCATGTTTGCTTTATGACTTTTGCAACTCTGATGGTAGCCCACAGCAAGTAGCTCATTTTAAGTGAAGAAGATTTTAGAGGCCAGGATCAGCTGAAGACATTGTGTTTGTGTGAACgcttttgaattaaaatactttaGCTTTTCTGGTTTAACTGTCATGTACCATTTCCTGCTAAACAGAAGTCCAAACAGCACTCTTATGGTTGGGATAAAGTTCTTATAACAAAAGCTGCATCTGGAAATGTCAATCCACTTTCAAGTATATGGTTACAGTGGGCAGTGAAAAATTTGTCTGTCCTTATAGCTACAAGTTCAAGACCACTGATCTTAAAATTTCTAACCTGTATGTTGAGTAAAGCACGGTTCCCATCAACAATAAAGTTAAAGGCACAATGCCATTTATGCACAGGTAGTGActgtttctctttctattccttttaattttttcccctttgatcTGAAACCTGAAAGCCTGCCATTGCAGTTTGAGATAGTCAGACAAATCATCTCCTTCAAACAGaggctccttccttcctcagcttGCTTTATTTGGGCTCCATCACCTTTGGTACAATTCGCCACCTGTCATTTTCAAAGGGTGGCTCCCTTGACTCCTTAAGCCTCTGAGATTCCACATGAATTTTGAAACAGACTGCCAAGGCTTCATAGCATCAGGAATAGGGACTCTTGAACATGAGGTTTCAGTGAGACCAGATGCCCtactttcactgaaatttcCTGTAGGTGTTATTTGAGTGTACCCTTCATTTTATGCCAGCCTTCAATACTGCATCTCACTTTTAGGTCTTGGTAGACTTCAGGGGGAAGCACACTGCTAATAATGACATTGGGCATTTGATTTTCAGGAGCTGATTTCATCTACCAAAGTCATGGCGCTTCTTGCTACCCACATGCAATCTCATCAAAAGCAGAGGATATTGCAAAAGGCAGTCTGTCGGGAACCATTGCAAAAGGCAGTCTGTCGGGAACCATTGCTTCTGGATCCACTTTGTCACAGAAGTGAGTCATTTGGATCTTTGGCTTACATGCAGAGCATCCCAACTGCTCCTGTAGCTCCACATACTCTCTGTCACTCTGACAGTAATGCCTCATGAGGCACGCATTTTTCCTAGAGGACGCTGTAATGACTGACCCCACTGCAGGCCTGGCAGCAGAGACTTCTTCATGGTATAACTACTACTGTCTAATAAGCAATTTTCTGTGTCTGGCCTGTATTATGTTTATTAAACAGGCTAATAACAAGTTCACAGATCATTAGCACTattcaggaaatgttttatGGCAATTTGGGCTCTGGACAAAAAACTAATACCGtgtaatgcttttttaattatctttacaAGCCTGTTTTTTTTACTAGCTGTTTTAACCACTACTCCTGGCAGTACAAGACAAAGATACCACTTATTTTCTATATCCCGATACATAATAGGTGACCAGCTGCATTTTActcatacagaagaaaaaaaaaaaaaaaaaaaagaagtgcataGTTTACAATAACACAAAGTGCAAAAAGATCAGTAAAGACAGTACCTTAGGAATTGGGAACTGACATTCCCCTGAGCAGTAATAGGCATCAAAGGATTTAGGGGAAATAATCCACTCGCTCCAGCCAATGTCTGCAAAATCCACCTTGAGATAGCGCCGGGCGCAATACCTTGGCTCATTCCACTGCTTCCTCCTCGCCTTCTTCAAGGTTTGCTCATCGAACTGCAGAGTCTGGCTCTTCTGGTGATgattcttcctctgctttttcttactctttgcCCTCTCTGCCAAACGTGGCTGGAATGTTTTGTAtgattttctgtcttcccaTCTCTCATTCTCATTGTACCGGTACTCAGCTCCTGGAAGCTCATTGTTCTGCAATGGCAACAGGACATTTGTAGAGCGTTTCCGCCGCCGCTTCCCAGTGCTGCTCCTTACATGGTTTTCTGGCCTAGGAAAGACCCTTGTCAGAGGATTACGGTGCCCTTGCAAACTAGACACAACGCTCTCTGGCTCTGAAATAGCAGAGTCATTGGCATATATCAGAATGTAAGGTTCGTAGTAAGAAGGTGCCCTTTTCCATGGGTGATGGCTTGTCAAACCCATTTTGACACTGATCAGAagttcattgttttgttttgcttcatgCAGGACCTGAGTGATATCCTTCCACTGCCAGGAAAGGACATCCCTGTAAGCACTGGAGACATTTATTAGGAAATGTCCCAGACTCCGGGTCTGGTTCCCAACAGAAGGAAAGGTCCAAACTGAAAGATGTACTTGAATTTCAGGTTTTCTGTGCCCATGAGAACAGCCTCTGGATTGTGAACAGTTCCACTTAGCATTCAGCAGATCACCGATATAGTAATATACCGAAGCTGACAAGATATTTTCAGACTTGGTGAGTGAAGTCAAGTTAAAAACATACAGCTCCTGGCTTCCAGGGCTccctagaaaaacaaatatttagatAAGAATATGGGCAATTCAAATTGTTATGGAAACCAAAAGGACCAAACCATATTACTTTCTAGGTTATACATTAAGTTCATGGAAAATTTTCATGCAGTGCTTTGGGAACAGGTTAAGGCCATTATTCAGAATAATGACCAGCTAGTAAACTGGTGACCTTAACATCACATACTTTCTGTCTGGCTTCCTTCCTTCAGTCCAGAAAAACTCATACACATGCTACCACTCCTTTGATTCCAGGAAACAAACTAGGTCATAGGAACACAGGTCGATAAGAGATGCACTGAAGGCTGTATCTATCATCCTTCTATCTATCATCCAAACTTGAGCAATATCATAGTAAGGTTttgctctccttccctctctctctctctctctctctctctctctctaaacaTTCTCCCCTCCTTGCAAATACACCTTAGGTAACGTTGCTCTGTCCTGCCTACaagtctgtctttctctctccgAGACAAATGGGACATCAATGGCACTGAGCCATGCCTTAACCAAGATGCAGCTGAAGCTGGAGAAAGGCTCCCACTGGCTTTACCAGGCATTGGATTGTCTGTACTCTTCAATCATACTGATGAGCCAAAGCCCCCTCACTAGAAAGACAAGATTTGCTTCCTTAGTGATAGAGGCTGAATGTGACCGTGAGGAAGACAAAAAGCCTGGATTGAAATGGGGCAATGATTCTCATTGCTGCCCCAggctttaaaatatgcttttaagtAAGCCATTCGAGCTCTGATCACTGAGCTGTTCAATGCCAAAAAGCCTAGCTGGTTCCCTTACACCTCCCACTCCACCCCTCCGTGATCTGGGCTTCATCTACAAGATGGGAACTTGGGGCCTGGGTGGCAGATTCTAAATTTTCAATGACTATTAAAGAGGGACtcaaatacatttaatgttTGGTATAGCTACATATATTTATCAGGATGGTAAATGGGCAGGCAGAAGAAGTACTATCTATTTCAAAAGCTAAACCAAAAGACAAGTTGAAATCCTGTATTACAAAGGATGCTTCCTCTCAACGTTAACCATTCCTCCATGACAGTAAGACCAATTTAGTGGCCCCTCAAGTGTTCCTTTTTATGTATAAATGACACAGAGCCCTTCACAACCGCAAGGGTAGAATTGAGCACAGAAGCAAGCATTGACACCAGTCTTGCACACAAAGAAGGAATGCAGCTTGCCTCTAAAGACACAGCGGGGAGAAACACCAGGCTAGAaccactgttttcatttttaaggctCAGTTGTCAACTGTGGAAACACAAACAATTCACAATTTGTAAAGGGCTAAAAACACACAAGCTTGTATGACTTCCTTTTGGCTAAGTCGGACACTAATTACAACAAAAGTTTCCCTCTAGAATAATCTGGACCAGGGTCACTTCAATTACACAGGATAAATTCAGTCATTCCCCCAGGACATCTCATCAATTTTCACGAGAATCAATAACAGAATATTTACTAATGTAGCTGGAGCTAAGCAGACAGTACTAGAGCAACcctaataacaaaaaaaaagccaaaccaagCTGTCTTCCTCTGCAAGGTGGGAGGAGGGATGGGCAGTGGTGGCAAAATGCACCCACTAGCCTCTGTGCAGACAGAAACAAGCCAAGGACAATACATCTTCATGGTCAGGGTGTTACTGTATCATTTAGGAGGGATGTGGTGGAAAGTGGGGTTTCCACAGCTGTGAAATTAGAGAAGTCAACTTAACCACAGGTATCTTGCACAAACCCAGAGACACACTCCTAACACAGGAGTGAAAACATATGGCTGACTACTTTAATCTCCTGCAGAGTATGACAGAAAGGCTTGGAGGTGAGGCTTAATTTTTGTTATAAGATTTCCTGGTTGAACTGCAGTTATGTCTGTCCTTCAGAGTGGGAGAAATACAGATCCAAACGTTAAAGTGTTATCGAGACCTGTAAAAACAAGCTGTATCAAAAAGTCAAATATAGTCATGCAAAGGTATGCTCTACAGCCCCCCAAAGGGCTGGAAACAACCCAACACATTAGGAAAATGAGGCAACATGGAGTTAAATGTTTTTGACACCATAGCATGTCAAAACCCTCTCTAGTGGCTGGAGAGAAGTTATAAACTCCAGAGTTTTCCAAGAGTTGTTGTTTTGTCCCAAGGAATGAGAAGCACAGAAGATGTTCCTGTGCAGTAGGGAGGAACAGCCTCTCTGCTTCCATCCTCAAAACACTGTATTAAGCCCTCTACCAAAGCAAGTGAGAACAAATAATTTCCAATACTGAACTTTCAAAAATTTTGACAGCTTTATG
It includes:
- the BMP3 gene encoding bone morphogenetic protein 3 isoform X1, translated to MAASARWVLCLCLGWGCLCLALGDVPKARRVGLRRRAALAGAPGGRARAVAGDYSLGQRRPQRLQPGDKVSEHMLRLYDQYSGGQAAAARPQDPPGLPAPYLRRGNTVRGFRPLAAGSPGSQELYVFNLTSLTKSENILSASVYYYIGDLLNAKWNCSQSRGCSHGHRKPEIQVHLSVWTFPSVGNQTRSLGHFLINVSSAYRDVLSWQWKDITQVLHEAKQNNELLISVKMGLTSHHPWKRAPSYYEPYILIYANDSAISEPESVVSSLQGHRNPLTRVFPRPENHVRSSTGKRRRKRSTNVLLPLQNNELPGAEYRYNENERWEDRKSYKTFQPRLAERAKSKKKQRKNHHQKSQTLQFDEQTLKKARRKQWNEPRYCARRYLKVDFADIGWSEWIISPKSFDAYYCSGECQFPIPKALKPSNHATIQSIVRAVGVVPGIPEPCCVPDKMSSLSILFFDENKNVVLKVYPNMTVESCACR
- the BMP3 gene encoding bone morphogenetic protein 3 isoform X2, translated to MAASARWVLCLCLGWGCLCLALGDVPKARRVGLRRRAALAGAPGGRARAVAGDYSLGQRRPQRLQPGDKVSEHMLRLYDQYSGGQAAAARPQDPPGLPAPYLRRGNTVRGFRPLAAEFLQMFGLYVFNLTSLTKSENILSASVYYYIGDLLNAKWNCSQSRGCSHGHRKPEIQVHLSVWTFPSVGNQTRSLGHFLINVSSAYRDVLSWQWKDITQVLHEAKQNNELLISVKMGLTSHHPWKRAPSYYEPYILIYANDSAISEPESVVSSLQGHRNPLTRVFPRPENHVRSSTGKRRRKRSTNVLLPLQNNELPGAEYRYNENERWEDRKSYKTFQPRLAERAKSKKKQRKNHHQKSQTLQFDEQTLKKARRKQWNEPRYCARRYLKVDFADIGWSEWIISPKSFDAYYCSGECQFPIPKALKPSNHATIQSIVRAVGVVPGIPEPCCVPDKMSSLSILFFDENKNVVLKVYPNMTVESCACR